The following coding sequences lie in one Rutidosis leptorrhynchoides isolate AG116_Rl617_1_P2 chromosome 6, CSIRO_AGI_Rlap_v1, whole genome shotgun sequence genomic window:
- the LOC139854598 gene encoding uncharacterized protein, with translation MTGDESYDNAKRLEKEAGPARGRNFLITTDDAKKSNDVVLGTFLVNSKSAKVLFDSGSDMSYISLKYAATLDCPLCDLDSPLQVKITDGMFSAGNGVYKNCVIDFRTKKFDIDLVPITLGEFDVVVGMDWLDHNRANLDCHDKFVRERRFWHTSGVALLAEEQRFCLDRSIAFGNRNGASGYWWKMEPKRAQERRF, from the exons ATGACGGGTGATGAGAGCTACGACAACGCCAAGAGGTTAGAAAAGGAGGCGGGGCCCGCGAGAGGCCGAAATTTCTTGATAACTACCGATGATGCTAAGAAGTCCAACGATGTGGTTttaggtactttcttggttaattctaaaTCTGCAAAGGTGTTATTTGATAGTGGTTCCGATATGTCATATATTTCTTTAAAATATGCGGCTACTTTAGATTGTCCTTTATGTGATCTAGACTCTCCTTTACAAGTCAAGATCACCGATGGTATGTTCTCGGCGGGTAATGGAGTGTATAAaaattgtgttattgatttcagaaccaAAAAGTTTGATATTGACTTAGTTCCTATTACTTTGGGTGAATTTGATgtcgttgtgggtatggattggctcgatcataatagagctaaTCTTGATTGTCATGATAAATTTGTAAGG gagcgacgcttttggcatACTTCAGGAGTGGCGCTTTTGGCTGAGGAGCAGCGCTTTTGCTTGGATAGGAGCATCGCTTTTGGCAATAGGAACGGCGCTTCTGGCTACTGGTGGAAAATGGAGCCAAAACGTGCACAAGAACGTCGCTTTTGA